In Manis pentadactyla isolate mManPen7 chromosome 3, mManPen7.hap1, whole genome shotgun sequence, a single window of DNA contains:
- the LOC118919317 gene encoding small G protein signaling modulator 1-like: MKVGKSFPPAEELSCKVQDLEHLIESTRNQIQGLQENVQKLPKLPSLSPLAIKHLWICTALFEKVLDKIVHYLVENSSKHYEKEALLMDPVDGPILVSLLVGPCALEYTKMKTADHFWTHPLADELLQRHRIHSSHLRQDSPTKRPALWIQKRHSSGSMDDRPSSLPMIMLSPCTRTPGPPCSMARTTCWSSRGMTWRLCQDTCPCTRRPTS, translated from the exons ACCTGCTGAGGAGTTGAGCTGCAAAGTCCAGGACCTGGAGCATCTGATTGAGAGCAC GCGAAACCAGATCCAGGGCCTCCAGGAGAATGTGCAGAAGCTGCCGAAGCTGCCCAGTCTGTCCCCACTTGCCATCAAGCACCTTTGGATCTGTACTGCCCTGTTTGAGAAGGTCCTGGACAAAATTGTGCATTACCTTGTGGAGAACAGCAG TAAACACTATGAGAAGGAAGCGCTCCTGATGGATCCTGTGGATGGCCCCATCCTTGTGTCTTTGCTGG TGGGGCCCTGCGCCCTAGAGTACACCAAGATGAAGACTGCGGATCACTTCTGGACCCACCCCTTGGCCGACGAGCTTCTCCAGAGGCACCGCATTCACAGCTCGCACCTGCGGCAGGACTCACCCACCAAGCGTCCGGCCCTCTGG ATCCAGAAGAGGCATTCGAGTGGCAGCATGGATGACCGGCCGTCCTCTCTGCCCATGATTATGTTGAGTCCCTGCACCAGAACTCCAGGGCCACCCTGCTCTATGGCAAGAACAACGTGCTGGTCCAGCCG AGGGATGACATGGAGGCTGTGCCAGGATACCTGTCCCTGCACCAGACGGCCAACATCATGA